A region from the Coffea eugenioides isolate CCC68of chromosome 9, Ceug_1.0, whole genome shotgun sequence genome encodes:
- the LOC113783756 gene encoding cytochrome P450 71A1-like — protein sequence MESTWLLLALAWLVALVFLSKVSTHKRLKLNHPPGPKPWPIIGNLNLLGSNPHQSLHLLSQKYGEIMQLKFGSSPVVVASSPEMAKEFLQTHDNIFASRPTTAAAKYTSYNCSGMLWAPYGPHWRQVRKICLTQIFSPKRLDRYESIRIEERHAFMSRLYALSGKPVLLRDHLIRFTLSAACQMVLSNKYFAQSEGDGSVVTFEELQEMIDTWFLLGGVFNIGDWIPWLDRFDLQGCVKQMKELYKKFDRFHNHVLDDHRAKRKTEKDFIPKDMVDILLQYAEDPDLQVKLTGDQMKGLILDLLAGGTDTSASTVEWAMNELLKHPHLIEKATEELDRVIGRDKWVEEADFSKLPFLEAIIKETFRLHPIATLLPPHHAIEDGTVAGYHIPKGTVVFINTRSIGRNSKYWDSPEAFMPERFLEKDIDMKGQNFAFLPFGSGRRRCPGYNLGLKLVRSTLANLLHGFNWKLPHGMKPEEICMEELYGFITHPRTPVAMIPEPRLPVNLY from the exons ATGGAAAGCACCTGGCTACTCCTAGCCTTGGCATGGCTTGTTGCAttggtttttctctcaaaaGTATCCACTCACAAACGCCTCAAGCTAAATCATCCACCAGGACCAAAACCATGGCCTATTATTGGCAACCTGAACCTCCTCGGTTCAAACCCACATCAATCCTTACACTTATTGTCCCAGAAATATGGAGAAATCATGCAACTAAAATTTGGTTCCAGCCCTGTTGTAGTAGCTTCATCCCCTGAAATGGCAAAAGAATTCTTGCAAACGCATGACAACATTTTCGCCTCTCGGCCTACAACTGCTGCTGCCAAATACACTAGCTACAACTGCTCCGGCATGTTATGGGCACCATATGGTCCACACTGGCGACAAGTTCGTAAAATTTGTCTAACCCAAATATTTAGTCCAAAACGACTTGATCGCTACGAGAGCATACGCATTGAGGAAAGGCATGCTTTCATGTCTCGTTTGTATGCTCTCTCAGGAAAGCCAGTACTTTTGAGAGATCATCTAATCCGTTTTACACTCTCCGCTGCATGCCAAATGGTTTTGAGTAACAAGTACTTTGCCCAATCTGAAGGGGATGGATCTGTAGTTACCTTTGAAGAACTCCAAGAGATGATAGATACCTGGTTTTTGCTGGGTGGTGTGTTCAATATTGGGGATTGGATTCCGTGGCTCGACAGATTTGACCTTCAAGGTTGCgtaaagcaaatgaaagaacTTTACAAGAAATTTGATAGATTCCATAACCATGTGCTTGATGATCATCGGGCCAAGAGGAAAACGGAGAAAGATTTTATCCCTAAGGACATGGTGGACATTCTATTGCAATATGCTGAAGATCCTGATCTCCAGGTTAAACTCACCGGAGATCAGATGAAAGGGCTAATTCTG GACTTACTGGCTGGTGGTACCGATACCTCGGCGTCCACAGTAGAATGGGCAATGAATGAACTTCTCAAACATCCACATCTCATTGAAAAGGCAACCGAAGAGCTTGATAGAGTGATAGGGAGAGATAAGTGGGTGGAAGAGGCTGATTTCTCAAAGCTACCTTTTCTAGAGGCGATCATAAAGGAAACCTTTAGGCTACATCCAATAGCAACGCTGCTTCCACCCCACCATGCCATTGAGGATGGCACTGTAGCTGGTTATCACATTCCTAAAGGAACAGTGGTGTTTATAAACACACGGAGTATAGGGAGGAACTCAAAGTATTGGGATTCTCCTGAAGCGTTCATGCCAGAAAGGTTTTTGGAGAAGGACATTGACATGAAGGGACAAAACTTTGCGTTTTTGCCATTTGGCTCAGGTCGAAGGAGGTGCCCAGGCTATAACCTTGGACTCAAACTTGTTCGATCAACGTTGGCCAACTTGTTGCATGGATTCAACTGGAAATTGCCTCATGGCATGAAACCAGAAGAAATTTGCATGGAAGAACTCTACGGATTCATAACTCATCCAAGGACTCCAGTTGCTATGATCCCAGAACCACGTTTGCCGGTCAATCTCTACTAG